In the genome of Bradyrhizobium arachidis, one region contains:
- a CDS encoding IS110 family transposase, translating into MIIPLRCVGIDVSKQYLDIFDEGLGVPERIANATQAITQIAARWRCDVLVVFEATGVYDLELREALSEAGIRFARINPARARDFARASGQLAKTDPIDARMLAAFARAMQPATEPTANPARNALAGLAKRRDQLVRMRAQEKNRRSETDDRAMAERIGRLIEVLDGEIAEIEADIRGLIKAEREIADDARLMRSLPGVGPVACMQLIAKMPELGHVGAKQIAALAGLAPFNVDSGAFRGKRKIAGGRKRVRDALYMAALNAVRRADPFKAFYARLRRAGKPAKLALIAVARKLLTVLNAMMRDRKPYLKANPT; encoded by the coding sequence GTGATCATACCCCTTCGTTGCGTCGGAATCGACGTCTCCAAACAATATCTCGATATCTTCGATGAAGGCCTGGGCGTGCCGGAGCGCATCGCCAACGCGACGCAGGCCATCACCCAGATCGCGGCGCGTTGGCGATGCGATGTGCTGGTCGTCTTCGAGGCCACGGGTGTTTATGACCTCGAGCTTCGCGAAGCGCTGAGCGAGGCCGGCATCCGTTTCGCCCGGATCAACCCGGCCCGGGCTCGTGACTTCGCGCGCGCCAGCGGGCAGCTCGCCAAGACCGACCCGATCGACGCGCGAATGCTGGCAGCCTTTGCGCGGGCCATGCAGCCAGCAACCGAGCCGACTGCCAATCCCGCCCGCAACGCCTTGGCGGGACTTGCAAAACGGCGAGATCAGCTGGTTCGCATGCGCGCGCAGGAGAAGAACCGGCGCAGCGAGACCGACGACCGTGCCATGGCCGAGCGCATCGGTCGCCTCATTGAAGTCCTCGACGGCGAGATCGCCGAGATCGAGGCCGACATCAGGGGACTAATCAAAGCCGAGCGAGAGATTGCGGACGATGCGCGATTGATGCGCTCACTGCCTGGCGTGGGTCCCGTGGCTTGCATGCAACTCATCGCGAAGATGCCGGAACTCGGACATGTGGGAGCCAAGCAGATCGCGGCGCTCGCCGGCCTGGCTCCCTTCAACGTCGACAGCGGAGCCTTCCGCGGCAAACGCAAGATTGCCGGCGGCCGAAAGCGCGTCCGTGACGCCCTCTACATGGCTGCGCTCAACGCGGTTCGCAGGGCCGATCCGTTCAAGGCCTTCTACGCACGGCTGCGACGGGCCGGCAAACCAGCCAAGCTCGCCCTCATTGCCGTCGCCAGGAAGCTGCTAACGGTCCTCAATGCCATGATGCGTGACAGAAAGCCGTACCTGAAAGCCAACCCAACATAA
- a CDS encoding acyl-CoA thioesterase, with translation MFVNRREVQIQWGDCDPANIVYYPRYFAMFDDSTSTLFEVAGFSKQDLVRKYGLVGIPMVDTRAKFYIPSTYGDWITIETKIESIKRSSFEVKHNVYKGEALAIEGFETRVLVGRDPVNPDKLKSAPFPPEMVAKFTGS, from the coding sequence ATGTTCGTGAACCGGCGCGAGGTCCAGATTCAGTGGGGCGATTGCGACCCCGCCAACATCGTCTACTACCCGCGCTATTTCGCGATGTTCGACGATTCGACCTCGACCCTGTTCGAGGTCGCCGGCTTCTCCAAGCAGGATCTGGTCCGCAAATACGGCCTGGTGGGAATCCCCATGGTCGACACGCGGGCCAAGTTCTACATCCCCTCGACCTATGGCGACTGGATCACCATCGAGACGAAGATCGAAAGCATCAAGCGCTCGAGCTTCGAGGTGAAGCACAACGTCTACAAGGGCGAGGCGCTGGCGATCGAGGGGTTCGAGACCCGCGTCCTCGTCGGCCGCGATCCCGTTAACCCCGACAAGCTGAAATCAGCACCGTTTCCGCCGGAGATGGTCGCCAAATTCACGGGAAGCTAA
- a CDS encoding cyclic nucleotide-gated ion channel, whose product MSKPLISALAQFAAATAGRNMTKAAYVAVGVGVLSMVLLTIGPAYEASHHWVDALLWTCLAYFVFEWVVRLRHMARTGRLSLYLSSSAGIVDAIGALAVPLALTLGVEPKTAWLLSVLWVLKVVPGIPGLRQLRRVLVLESGPLLSVLVIFLMVVFLASVAEYFLERDVQPQTFGSVPAALWWAVVTLTTTGYGDVVPVTPLGRMVAALVMISGLGVFGLWTGILATGFAAETRRDNFLKTWESVSKVPFFAALGPAAIADVTHMLRTMELPARTMIIRKGAQGDCMYFIAAGEVEVDLPGKKVQLGEGAFFGEMALLGNNMRGANVSTTKVSRLLVLDLVDFRVLMARHPDLAETIDAEAKRRALENK is encoded by the coding sequence ATGTCCAAGCCGCTGATCTCCGCTCTGGCCCAGTTCGCGGCCGCCACGGCCGGCCGCAACATGACCAAGGCGGCCTATGTGGCCGTGGGCGTCGGCGTGCTCAGCATGGTGCTGCTGACAATTGGCCCGGCCTATGAGGCATCGCATCACTGGGTCGACGCTCTGCTGTGGACCTGCCTCGCCTATTTCGTGTTCGAATGGGTGGTCCGCCTGCGCCACATGGCGCGGACTGGGCGCCTGTCGCTGTATTTGTCCTCCTCCGCCGGCATCGTCGATGCGATCGGCGCGCTGGCCGTTCCCCTCGCGCTGACGCTTGGCGTCGAGCCGAAGACGGCCTGGCTGCTCAGCGTGCTCTGGGTGCTGAAGGTGGTGCCGGGCATTCCCGGCCTGCGCCAGCTTCGCCGCGTGCTGGTGCTGGAATCCGGGCCGCTGCTCAGCGTGCTCGTGATCTTCCTGATGGTGGTGTTCCTCGCCTCGGTCGCCGAATACTTCCTCGAGCGGGACGTGCAGCCGCAGACCTTCGGCAGCGTGCCGGCCGCGCTGTGGTGGGCGGTCGTCACGCTGACCACGACAGGTTATGGCGACGTCGTGCCGGTGACGCCGCTCGGGCGCATGGTGGCGGCGCTGGTGATGATCTCCGGCCTCGGCGTGTTCGGCCTCTGGACCGGTATTCTTGCGACCGGCTTTGCCGCCGAGACGAGGCGCGACAATTTCCTCAAGACCTGGGAATCCGTCAGCAAGGTGCCGTTCTTTGCCGCGCTGGGACCAGCAGCGATCGCCGACGTCACCCACATGCTGCGCACCATGGAGCTGCCGGCGCGCACCATGATCATCCGCAAGGGCGCGCAGGGCGACTGCATGTATTTCATCGCCGCCGGCGAGGTCGAGGTCGACCTGCCCGGCAAGAAGGTGCAGCTCGGCGAGGGCGCCTTCTTCGGCGAGATGGCGCTGCTCGGCAACAACATGCGCGGCGCCAATGTCTCGACCACGAAGGTGTCGCGGCTCTTGGTGCTCGACCTCGTCGACTTCCGCGTACTGATGGCACGGCATCCCGATCTCGCCGAGACCATCGACGCCGAAGCAAAGCGCCGCGCGCTGGAAAATAAATAA
- a CDS encoding YkgJ family cysteine cluster protein, giving the protein MEEIDLSSCCQSCGACCGYSENWPRFSIENDEELAAIPEALVNAHQSGMRCEGDRCSALQGEIGKATACGIYTVRPEVCRTCMPGDAECAMARRKFGLPAIEPT; this is encoded by the coding sequence ATGGAAGAAATCGATCTGTCGAGCTGCTGCCAGAGCTGCGGCGCCTGCTGCGGCTATTCGGAGAACTGGCCGCGCTTCTCGATCGAGAACGACGAGGAGCTTGCAGCGATCCCCGAAGCGCTCGTCAATGCGCATCAATCCGGCATGCGTTGCGAGGGTGATCGCTGCTCGGCCTTGCAGGGAGAGATCGGCAAGGCGACGGCGTGCGGCATCTATACGGTGCGGCCTGAGGTGTGCCGCACCTGCATGCCGGGCGATGCCGAATGCGCGATGGCGCGGCGGAAGTTCGGGCTTCCGGCGATCGAACCAACTTAA
- a CDS encoding glutathione S-transferase family protein has product MITLYGFGTGFGLPEISPFVTKTEVQLKMAGLPYRKERAMPPASPKGQLPFIDDGGEAVADSTFIRAHIERRYGFDFDAGLSLPERAQAWAFERMIEHHVYWALVGARWVDPVNFAKGPSHFFDGAPEHNREKLREDAQFRVAENYLLSGLGRHAPDDDVDLAVRSLFALSVQLGDKAYLMGNKPCGVDATAFGALAGILTPFFESGLRQRAEGFPNLTAYVDRMMDSYYPEFAWTPLRQAA; this is encoded by the coding sequence ATGATCACGCTTTATGGCTTTGGCACCGGCTTCGGCCTGCCGGAAATCAGCCCCTTCGTCACCAAGACCGAGGTGCAACTCAAGATGGCTGGGCTGCCCTACCGGAAGGAGCGCGCCATGCCGCCCGCGTCCCCGAAGGGGCAGCTGCCCTTCATCGACGATGGCGGCGAGGCGGTGGCCGATTCCACCTTCATCCGCGCCCATATCGAGCGCCGCTACGGCTTCGATTTCGACGCCGGCCTGTCGCTGCCCGAGCGTGCGCAGGCCTGGGCGTTCGAGCGCATGATCGAGCACCACGTCTATTGGGCGCTGGTCGGCGCGCGCTGGGTCGATCCGGTCAACTTCGCCAAGGGCCCGTCGCACTTCTTCGACGGCGCGCCGGAACATAACCGCGAGAAGCTGCGCGAGGACGCGCAATTCCGGGTCGCCGAGAACTATCTGCTCTCCGGCCTCGGCCGCCACGCGCCCGACGACGACGTCGATCTTGCCGTGCGCTCGCTGTTCGCGCTCTCGGTGCAGCTCGGCGACAAGGCCTATCTGATGGGCAACAAGCCCTGCGGCGTCGACGCCACCGCCTTCGGCGCGCTCGCCGGGATTTTGACGCCGTTCTTCGAGTCAGGGTTGCGCCAGCGGGCCGAGGGATTTCCGAATCTCACCGCTTATGTCGACCGCATGATGGACAGTTATTATCCCGAGTTCGCCTGGACCCCGCTGCGGCAGGCGGCGTGA
- a CDS encoding feruloyl-CoA synthase, whose product MSAQPSSSSSMERGASTSPLRPISFGDPVVNIERRDDGTIYLRPKQPLGDYPVRITDRLHHWAATTPDRVFMAERDGGRSWRKITYAELLTASRHIASSLIARGLSAERPVVILSGNSIDHVLLAFGAFYAGVPFCPVSPAYSLVSKDYGKLSYLMKLLTPGLVFAEDADKFADALAANVSLGTEIAASYGHVPGRDVTLLADLMATPVRSDLDEVHGKIGPDTIAKFLLTSGSTGNPKAVINTQRMICANQVMLRETLAFLKDEPPVIIDWLPWNHTFGGNHNIGLTLYNGGSMYLDAGKPVPGGIEETVRNLQEISPTVYFNVPKGYESLLPYLRDDQGLRAKFFDRLHAMFFSGAALSPFIWNSLDELAVKEKGYRVPMLTGLGATETAPFFMSVNPRTSRSGHVGLPVSGNDAKLVPNNGKLEVRAKGPNVMPGYWRQADITAKSFDEEGFYRMGDALKPSDPDDLNAGFDFDGRVSEDFKLASGTWVSVGPLRARLTAACAPLVRDVVIAGINRDEISALVVLDLDGCRLVNPTLPADDLVVATRDRLVREAFRERLTRFLSQATGSSTRITRAILMDTPLSIDKGEVTDKGSINQRAVLEHRTALIDELYAANPSDRVISVG is encoded by the coding sequence ATGAGCGCGCAGCCGTCCTCTTCGTCCAGCATGGAGCGCGGCGCGAGCACTTCCCCGCTGCGGCCCATTTCGTTCGGCGATCCCGTCGTCAATATCGAGCGGCGCGACGACGGCACGATCTATCTCAGACCCAAGCAGCCGCTCGGTGATTATCCGGTCCGTATCACCGACCGCCTGCATCATTGGGCGGCGACGACGCCGGACCGCGTCTTCATGGCCGAGCGCGACGGCGGCCGCTCCTGGCGCAAGATCACCTATGCCGAGCTGCTTACCGCGAGCCGGCACATCGCATCGAGCCTGATCGCGCGCGGCCTGTCGGCCGAGCGGCCGGTCGTGATTCTCTCCGGCAATTCGATCGACCATGTGCTGCTGGCGTTCGGCGCGTTCTATGCCGGCGTTCCATTCTGCCCGGTGTCCCCGGCCTATTCGCTGGTGTCGAAGGACTACGGCAAGCTGTCTTACCTGATGAAGCTGCTGACGCCCGGCCTCGTCTTCGCCGAGGACGCCGACAAGTTCGCCGATGCGCTGGCGGCCAATGTCTCGCTCGGCACCGAGATCGCCGCGTCCTATGGCCACGTGCCGGGCCGCGACGTCACCCTGCTCGCCGATCTCATGGCGACGCCTGTTCGCAGCGATCTCGACGAGGTTCACGGCAAGATCGGCCCCGATACGATCGCAAAATTCCTGCTGACCTCGGGCTCAACAGGCAATCCCAAGGCCGTCATCAACACCCAGCGCATGATCTGCGCCAACCAGGTGATGCTGCGCGAGACGCTCGCCTTCCTCAAGGACGAGCCGCCCGTCATCATCGACTGGCTGCCCTGGAACCACACCTTTGGCGGCAACCACAATATCGGGCTGACGCTCTACAATGGCGGCTCGATGTATCTGGACGCCGGCAAGCCGGTGCCCGGCGGCATCGAGGAGACCGTGCGCAATCTCCAGGAGATTTCGCCGACGGTCTATTTCAATGTGCCCAAGGGCTATGAATCGCTGCTGCCCTATTTGCGCGACGACCAGGGCCTGCGCGCAAAGTTCTTCGATCGCCTGCACGCGATGTTCTTCTCCGGCGCGGCGCTGTCGCCGTTCATCTGGAACAGCCTCGACGAGCTCGCGGTGAAGGAGAAGGGCTATCGCGTGCCGATGCTGACGGGGCTCGGCGCAACCGAGACCGCGCCGTTCTTCATGTCGGTCAATCCGCGCACCAGCCGCTCCGGCCATGTCGGCCTGCCGGTCTCCGGCAACGACGCAAAGCTGGTGCCGAACAACGGCAAGCTGGAGGTGCGCGCCAAGGGGCCGAACGTGATGCCCGGCTACTGGCGCCAGGCCGACATCACCGCAAAATCCTTCGACGAGGAAGGATTTTACAGGATGGGCGATGCGCTCAAACCGTCCGACCCTGATGATCTCAACGCCGGCTTCGATTTCGACGGCCGCGTCAGCGAGGACTTCAAGCTCGCCAGCGGCACGTGGGTCAGCGTCGGCCCGCTGCGCGCGCGCCTCACCGCGGCCTGCGCGCCGCTGGTGCGCGACGTCGTCATCGCCGGCATCAACCGCGATGAGATATCCGCGCTGGTCGTGCTCGATCTCGACGGCTGCCGCCTGGTCAATCCGACGCTGCCGGCGGACGATCTCGTGGTCGCAACACGCGACCGGCTGGTGCGCGAGGCTTTTCGCGAGCGCCTGACGCGCTTCCTCAGCCAGGCCACGGGATCCTCGACCCGGATCACGCGCGCGATCCTGATGGACACGCCGCTCTCGATCGACAAGGGCGAGGTCACCGACAAGGGCTCGATCAACCAGCGCGCGGTGCTGGAGCATCGCACCGCGCTGATCGATGAGCTCTACGCTGCCAATCCGTCTGACCGTGTGATATCGGTCGGCTAG
- a CDS encoding TAXI family TRAP transporter solute-binding subunit — MSTEGPASSPSEPQPRRPKVIKTNQQQVFLYVVLTLLLSLATVWGGRAMLHNSETLTFAVGAPNSDEALFAAKLAAVLKNNASRFRIKIVNNPDNTKALAQFDRKQADLAVLRTDAKVPLRARTLAVLEHDLVLLLGPGNKKIKSLAELKKKKVAILAENDSSLAFVRSILDIPDGPDAAKIQMAPQGATLDKLFAPANGYGAVIAVVHASKAVRDKAYEQVAKRGGFTLNAIDETKALARKFPGISDETLTAGTLSASPEIPDDDLETIGLEWLLVAQSRMSATTAGDLARIVYENKSALGLDNGFASKIEPASVEKDAYVMAHQGAADYINDDTKSFMDKYSDMMYLGAAALSVIGSIFAAIYAKITRIAPEKASELSTAILDIGERIEHAHSLDQLECLQDELEGILRGAVVGLRDGTISTDGLDTFKLGYEFVRDEIGMRRDYLKRHCGETDTVAGPAALPPPEDSNVVVVKTAQSA; from the coding sequence ATGAGTACTGAAGGCCCCGCCTCGTCACCATCGGAGCCGCAGCCGCGGCGTCCCAAGGTGATCAAGACCAATCAGCAGCAGGTCTTTCTCTACGTCGTGCTGACCCTGCTGCTGTCGCTCGCCACCGTCTGGGGCGGCCGCGCCATGCTGCACAATTCGGAGACGCTGACCTTTGCCGTCGGTGCCCCCAACAGCGACGAGGCCCTGTTCGCGGCCAAGCTCGCCGCGGTACTGAAGAACAACGCCTCGCGTTTCCGGATCAAGATCGTCAACAACCCTGACAATACCAAGGCGCTCGCGCAGTTCGACCGCAAGCAGGCCGACCTCGCCGTGCTGCGCACCGATGCCAAGGTGCCGCTGCGGGCGCGCACACTCGCGGTCCTCGAACACGATCTCGTGCTTCTGCTCGGGCCCGGCAACAAGAAGATCAAGTCGCTCGCCGAGCTGAAGAAGAAGAAGGTCGCCATCCTCGCCGAGAACGATTCCTCGCTCGCCTTCGTGCGCAGCATCCTCGATATTCCCGACGGGCCGGACGCCGCGAAGATCCAGATGGCGCCGCAGGGCGCAACGCTCGACAAGCTGTTTGCGCCGGCGAACGGATACGGCGCGGTGATCGCCGTCGTCCACGCCTCGAAGGCGGTGCGTGACAAAGCCTATGAGCAGGTCGCCAAGCGCGGCGGCTTCACGCTGAATGCGATCGACGAGACCAAGGCGCTCGCCCGCAAATTCCCCGGCATTTCCGACGAGACGCTGACCGCAGGCACGCTGTCGGCCTCGCCCGAGATTCCCGACGACGACCTCGAGACGATCGGGCTGGAATGGCTGCTGGTCGCGCAATCCAGGATGTCGGCGACCACGGCTGGCGATCTCGCGCGCATCGTCTACGAGAACAAGTCGGCGCTCGGGCTCGACAACGGCTTCGCCAGCAAGATCGAGCCGGCCTCGGTCGAGAAGGACGCCTACGTGATGGCGCATCAGGGCGCGGCCGATTACATCAACGACGACACCAAGTCGTTCATGGATAAGTACAGCGACATGATGTATCTGGGCGCCGCCGCGCTCAGCGTCATCGGCTCGATCTTCGCCGCGATCTACGCCAAGATCACCCGCATCGCGCCGGAGAAGGCCAGCGAGCTCTCCACTGCCATTCTCGACATCGGCGAGCGCATCGAGCATGCCCATTCGCTGGATCAGCTCGAATGTCTCCAGGACGAGCTGGAAGGCATCCTGCGCGGCGCGGTGGTCGGCCTCAGAGACGGCACCATCAGCACCGACGGGCTCGACACCTTCAAGCTCGGCTACGAATTCGTCCGCGACGAGATCGGCATGCGCCGCGACTATCTCAAGCGCCATTGCGGCGAGACCGACACGGTCGCGGGCCCTGCCGCCCTCCCGCCACCTGAAGATAGCAATGTCGTGGTGGTGAAGACCGCGCAGAGCGCCTGA
- a CDS encoding DUF3307 domain-containing protein produces MLLLTFKHIIADFVLQTAWMAQGKDQKHGWALPLLVHCLIHLAVALPLILIVAPRFWFVAFIDFVIHITIDRAKGFVSANLGVDLHHPWFWTLIGVDQALHHLTGFGLSIFMAAN; encoded by the coding sequence ATGTTGCTGCTCACCTTCAAGCACATCATCGCCGATTTCGTGCTCCAGACCGCCTGGATGGCGCAGGGCAAGGACCAGAAACACGGCTGGGCCCTGCCGCTTCTGGTGCACTGCCTGATTCACCTTGCGGTTGCGCTGCCGCTGATCCTGATCGTGGCGCCGCGATTCTGGTTCGTCGCCTTCATCGACTTCGTGATCCACATCACCATCGATCGCGCCAAGGGATTCGTCTCGGCCAATCTGGGTGTCGACCTGCATCATCCCTGGTTCTGGACCCTGATCGGTGTCGACCAGGCGCTGCACCATCTCACCGGCTTCGGCCTCTCCATCTTCATGGCGGCGAACTGA
- a CDS encoding ABC transporter substrate-binding protein has protein sequence MKRFYLTAAIAAATLALPALPALAQTAEITIGITTTTTGPGAALGIPERNALEFVPKEIGGVPLKVIVLDDGGDPTTATTNARRFVTESKADIIMGSALTPPTIAVSNVANEAGIPHFGLAPFPITPERMKWSVAMPQPIPIVGKVLYDHMKSKGVKTLGYIGYSDSYGDLWFNDLKAQAVPMGMTIVDEERFARPDTSVTGQVLKLVAANPDAILVGASGTAAALPQTELRERGYQGLIYQTHGAASMDFIRIAGKAAEGVLMASGPVMDPEDQPDEAATKRPGLALNSAYEAKYGPNSRSQFAGHSYDAFEILKRIIPVALKTAKPGTPEFREAIRQALLSEKELAASQGVYNFTEKDRYGVDERARILLTVKNGKYSLVK, from the coding sequence ATGAAACGCTTTTACCTGACCGCCGCGATTGCCGCGGCGACGCTCGCCTTGCCGGCGCTGCCAGCGCTGGCCCAGACCGCCGAGATCACCATCGGCATCACCACCACCACGACCGGCCCGGGCGCAGCGCTCGGCATCCCCGAGCGCAATGCGCTGGAGTTCGTGCCGAAGGAAATCGGCGGCGTGCCGCTGAAGGTGATCGTGCTCGACGACGGCGGCGATCCTACCACGGCAACGACCAACGCCCGCCGCTTCGTGACGGAATCCAAGGCCGACATCATCATGGGCTCGGCGCTAACGCCGCCGACCATCGCGGTCTCCAACGTCGCCAATGAAGCCGGCATTCCGCATTTTGGCCTGGCGCCGTTCCCGATCACGCCGGAGCGCATGAAGTGGTCGGTGGCGATGCCGCAGCCGATTCCGATCGTCGGCAAGGTGCTGTACGACCACATGAAGTCAAAGGGCGTGAAGACCCTCGGCTATATCGGCTATTCCGACTCCTATGGCGACCTCTGGTTCAACGACCTGAAGGCGCAGGCCGTGCCGATGGGCATGACCATCGTCGACGAGGAGCGCTTCGCCCGTCCCGACACCTCGGTGACCGGACAGGTGCTCAAGCTCGTCGCCGCCAATCCCGACGCGATCCTGGTCGGCGCCTCCGGCACCGCAGCCGCGCTGCCGCAGACCGAGCTGCGCGAGCGCGGCTATCAGGGCCTGATCTACCAGACCCATGGCGCCGCCAGCATGGACTTCATCCGCATCGCCGGCAAAGCGGCCGAAGGCGTGCTGATGGCCTCCGGTCCCGTCATGGACCCCGAAGACCAGCCGGACGAAGCCGCCACCAAGCGGCCGGGCCTCGCGCTGAACTCGGCCTATGAGGCCAAGTACGGCCCGAACAGCCGCAGCCAGTTCGCCGGCCATTCCTACGATGCGTTCGAGATCCTGAAGCGGATCATCCCGGTGGCGTTGAAGACGGCCAAGCCCGGCACGCCGGAATTCCGCGAAGCGATCCGCCAGGCCCTGCTGTCGGAGAAGGAGCTCGCGGCGAGCCAGGGCGTCTACAACTTCACCGAAAAGGACCGCTACGGCGTCGACGAGCGCGCCCGCATCCTGCTCACGGTGAAGAACGGCAAGTACTCGCTGGTGAAGTAG
- a CDS encoding helix-turn-helix transcriptional regulator: protein MRRADRLFQIIQVLRRTRKPLTADAIAAELETSKRTIYRDIATLIGQRVPIRGEAGMGYILEKGFDLPPLMLTPDEIEAAVLGAQWVAGHADSALARAAEDLMAKIADTVPERLRPFVLEPASRARPSWNREPDRLDMVRTRTQIHEGKKIMLRYRDEQGRPSERMIWPISVGYLEAVRLLAAWCELRSDFRSFRTDRVVEATYLDEKYPERRDVLRARWRQSLVWGPPKDT from the coding sequence ATGAGACGCGCCGACCGGCTGTTTCAGATCATCCAGGTGCTGAGGCGCACGCGTAAGCCGCTGACGGCGGACGCGATCGCGGCCGAGCTCGAGACCTCCAAGCGCACGATCTATCGCGACATCGCGACGCTGATCGGCCAGCGCGTGCCGATCCGCGGCGAAGCCGGCATGGGCTACATCCTGGAAAAGGGCTTTGACCTGCCGCCTCTCATGCTGACACCCGACGAGATCGAGGCCGCGGTGCTGGGCGCGCAATGGGTTGCGGGCCATGCCGATTCCGCGCTGGCGCGCGCGGCCGAAGACCTGATGGCCAAGATCGCCGACACCGTGCCTGAGCGCCTGCGTCCCTTCGTGCTGGAGCCGGCAAGCCGCGCGCGGCCGAGCTGGAACAGGGAGCCGGATCGCCTCGACATGGTGCGCACGCGCACCCAGATCCACGAAGGCAAGAAGATCATGCTACGCTATCGCGACGAGCAGGGCCGCCCCAGCGAGCGCATGATCTGGCCGATCTCGGTCGGCTATCTCGAAGCCGTGCGCCTGCTCGCGGCGTGGTGCGAGCTGCGCAGCGACTTCCGTAGCTTCCGCACCGATCGCGTCGTCGAGGCAACCTATCTCGACGAGAAATATCCTGAAAGGCGCGACGTGCTGCGCGCGAGATGGCGGCAGAGCCTGGTCTGGGGCCCGCCAAAGGACACGTGA
- a CDS encoding SDR family NAD(P)-dependent oxidoreductase, with the protein MLLKDQAAIVTGGASGLGAATARKLAAQGAKVAVCDLNAKLAEAVAAEIKGVAVTCDVSDAASAEAAIAQATKAHGPARVLVNCAGIGVAKRVVGRDGPMALADFDKVIKVNLIGTFNMLRLAATEMSKLEPQASGERGVIINTASVAAYDGQIGQSAYSASKGGIVGMTLPIARELAQFGVRVLTIAPGLFLTPLLANLPQEAQDSLAAAIPFPRRLGQADEFAALALHMVENAYLNGEVVRLDGSLRMAPK; encoded by the coding sequence ATGTTGTTGAAGGATCAGGCAGCCATCGTCACCGGCGGCGCATCGGGGCTTGGCGCTGCCACCGCGCGAAAACTGGCGGCGCAGGGCGCCAAGGTTGCGGTGTGCGATCTCAATGCCAAGCTCGCTGAAGCCGTTGCCGCCGAGATCAAGGGCGTCGCCGTGACCTGCGACGTCTCCGATGCGGCTTCCGCTGAAGCTGCGATCGCGCAGGCGACCAAGGCCCATGGCCCGGCGCGCGTGCTGGTCAACTGCGCCGGCATTGGCGTTGCAAAACGCGTCGTCGGCCGCGACGGCCCGATGGCGCTCGCCGATTTCGACAAGGTCATCAAGGTCAATTTGATCGGCACCTTCAACATGCTGCGCCTTGCCGCGACCGAGATGTCCAAGCTCGAGCCGCAGGCGTCGGGCGAACGCGGCGTCATCATCAACACGGCGTCGGTCGCCGCCTATGACGGCCAGATCGGCCAGTCCGCCTATTCGGCCTCCAAGGGCGGCATCGTCGGCATGACGCTGCCGATCGCACGCGAGCTCGCGCAGTTCGGCGTCCGCGTGCTGACGATCGCGCCCGGCCTGTTCCTGACGCCGCTGCTCGCGAACCTGCCGCAGGAAGCGCAGGACTCGCTCGCCGCCGCGATCCCCTTCCCGCGCCGGCTCGGCCAGGCCGACGAGTTCGCCGCGCTCGCGCTACACATGGTCGAGAACGCGTATCTCAACGGCGAAGTGGTGCGCCTCGACGGCTCGCTGCGCATGGCGCCGAAATAA